The Leptodactylus fuscus isolate aLepFus1 chromosome 1, aLepFus1.hap2, whole genome shotgun sequence nucleotide sequence ccatagtggcccctccacacagtattatcccccatagtggcccctgcacacagtattgtaccccatagtggcccctgcacacagtattatgtctcactgtggacacccataaacaattattatactctggggtctgaaaagacaccccagagtataataatcggagacccagggggagaaaaacgtaaaaaaaacctctgttactcacctgtctcccggctcctatgctgtcagcCTCCGaaatagtccatcttcaatgacgtcagggggTCGGaaaagaccctcaagtataatgatagcagcagtagcggctgtcaccaggccgctaatgtcccgggccctgtggcagctgtctctgctgctacggcggtagttacgccactgcatctgaGGATGGGGACTGGCTGAAGTGGTCACCTGGCACAAATGGGATGTCAGTGGTGACTTCAGCTAGGGACCTGTAAATAGAACACCAGATCGATCACCACGAGAAGCAGAAGACTGGGAGACAtgctttttgtattttattggcCCTACCAGTAGAACTATTACATTTTTTAAGAATgagctggacatcccctttaacagtaATGTATAATCCACCAATTAACAATCTCTTTACCATATAGAAACCCCTAGCAACCCCCATCACCAGAAACCCCTAGATCTAACTCTACTgctgttatttattttttgcagcagcagcagtagggcTAACCAAATTCCTAGGGTACCTAGAGATATTCAGGAATATTATTGTAATTTATATTAAATGTtgtaatactgtatgtgggaTAACAATCTTTGTTGATGCCAGAAAGAATATGGGAATgaatgagttaaaggggttattcaatgTTTATTAGAACCGCTGAAAAATGAatgaacataataaaaaaaaaacttactcacCTCTCTCTAGGATCTACTTTCAGCAATGACTACTCCAGTCTTCTGTATGGAGGTCCCCAACTATTGTTATCATTGATATCCCATTTATGTTAGGTGACTgtggcagccaatcacaggcctcagcagtgacttcATGACAATTCGCCCtattaaatattttaataaaggGGTCAAATAATCACTTTAAATACTTTCATGTTCTGGTGATGCCCAAGTAACTTGATAGCAAGGTGCATGTCACAAAGTGTCATAATACTAGAgcaaatagaaatagaaataggaatagaatagaatagaatagaatagaatagaataggagtagagtagaatagaatagaatagaatagaatagaatagaatagaatagaatagaatagaatagaatagaatagaatagaaatggGCTGGTGCAGGTTATCATGCAGTTTGCATTGGAGTTTCTGAAGGCCGGATCATGTCATGGCTCTTTATAGGTGTAACCAagctgtgcattgtgttgcatcaTGGAAGAAGTTGAGTGTTGCTCTCCCAAAGTGCAACCTACAAAAGTCAGAAGTTGCCCAGGGCTACCCGTGATGGGAAGGAGCAAACAATTTTAGGGCCCAATCCTGTGTTTAAGTGAGTGGGAAGAGGAGCTCATAAAAGTTGCTTAAGAAAAGAGGTAGCTCGATGCTCTTAGCTCTGTACAGAAGGCTTGGTCATCTTGAGGTGAATACATCTCGCAACCCTTGAGATGTCAGCTGGTTCTCAGAACCGGGTCCCCTTCAGAACTCTATCCAGCAGGAGTCGCACCCTCCCCAGTGCTAGCGGATGTGCAATGTCTGTTGCCAGGCCTGGACAACTACCCGCTGGTTTGACTACTATGTTCTCCAGTTCAGCTACTGTAACACATTGTGTGCTGTGCTGTGAACATCTTCAAGAGCATCACAGCAAACTTCTGGTGTCTAAGGTCTTCTTCCCCTTCCTAGCAAAGAGCTTCAGTAGGTGACCTCCTAGGGGTAGGTGAGACAGGGTGGCTTTGACCAGGCAACCCACACATCAACCACAGGAGACTGCAGCCCTGCTTGCCGTCAGATAAACCCCATATTGCTCAGCCTTCCCACATGTGCACCGGTAACATTTGGTGGTTAGTTAACATTTTACTTGGCATGAGGACTGTGAGGGGAACAAATGTCCAAAGGGCTCAAGCCAATTGTCATACAGCATTTGGGAACTTTTGTTAAGAAGTCATTccattttgttacaaaatatacataaaagaCAATAAAAATCATGACACAAAATTGATCACAAGAAACTAAATAAGGTTCATTCATTAATATACAAAGAATAAATTGATTGATAGAATTACTATTAATTAATTACAATTAATAGAAACCTAAGTATAATATTTTCTCTCTTTGCAAGTACAGGATGAAGActtatctctctctctattaCCTTATACAATTCTGTGGCCATTCATGGATTTTCACCAATATGACTGCCAGGCTGCTTTTCTTTGGAAAAGGTATGTAGTAAGGTAATCTTATGACCCACTGCCCAAGAAATTATTTATTGAAATGTTGCTCAGTTTCATAACCTCcaatgtacagggtatatattcTACTGACTATAGTTTTACCAAAATAAATGGTCATATTGACAGAATGTAATATCaggattactgtgaaacacaagatTGTCAGCATGCATACAATACATCCATATAAGAAAGATAAACTCATAGGGGATATATGTGCATACTTCTAACTCACTAATGTGCTCTATTCACACTCAAAGCTTTAAATTACAGAAATATTATGTCTGAATGTTTTAAGGGgttttatataattattattatcctTATTATTAATCCAGGGCTGCATAGGATAGAGGGGGAGAAACAGAGATTGTAAATATACAGAGGTTTCCTGTAGCTTTTCTTCAGTCATCTATCCTGTCCTCAGACTGGGGAGCATAGTTTACAGGCAGATCTATATCACATGTTTCCAACAAGGACAGTGACTTACATGACATTTGTATGAGATTCAGGCCCTCTGTTCCTATTTTGACTGCTCCAAGTTCCTCTTTTGCTAGATAAAAGCAGAAATCCTGTGTGTAGCTCCAAAACTGTTTGAAGCTGTGTATACACTTACCACTTATGCACTAAATATCCATATGGTCCATACGGGGTACGGTCTGCCTTCACTCCTGAATGAGGTAGATAGGAGCCGCAGGAGCATGTTGTTTAACATAACCTTCCATAAGCTACGACATCAGAGACCTCACCAATGAGCACTTCATTGGAAGAACACAATGATACTGTAaaatccattaaaggggttggccactttgaaaccaatattaagagacaaatattattgtttgtataataaaaagttgtacgattttcaaatatattttctatatcaattcctcacagttttctagatctctgcttgctgttatttattcttcttactgccagtggataaaaatccatccatggtcatgtgatatacagtccatggtcatgtgatatacagtccatggtcatgtgatgaacacacaggtgcatggcTCGTTACCAGGGGTCTGACTACTGTGCTgcgactataacgagctgtgcacctgtgtacatcacatgaccatggactgtacatcacatgaccactgagtccTTATCTAAAAGATTACGTTGCATGATTGCTATATGTTATTTCCTGTTAGCAATGGCAGTGGTTTTATTGGTGGGAACCCCCTTATTATACGTAGTTCATGGCCTATGTAGGTTCCTTCTGTTTCTTGTGCCTAGATAGCTTGGAATAAATTCATTATATTCTAtagttcgtttttttttttttccagaagatTTAGCCAACTTTAGTACATTTTACAGTTGCATGTACTGTTTAATATAACATAATGATTTATGTTAATATTCTTCCATTATGCTATTAATCATGTCATGTCTTCCAGCTTGAAGCCATAACCTTAATTCTTAGCAGCTCACTTCTATTCTGAAATAAATCTACAATCTTTTGTGAACAGATTCTTTTGCAGATACATTCTATTCCATTGGACTAGTAATGCAGGTCTGCCAGTTACTCTCTGTCCTAGAGCTGCTACATATTTTACTGGGTGTAGAGCAACAATCGTTTCTCCCAAAATTTTCTCAGGTATATAACATTTTATTACCTTTTCTATTTAATACCATAATACATTGCTACATATCAGCTCCATGCAACCTTCAAATTGTACAGATCTATAACAGGGAAATGATAGACTTCTGTAGGTCCCTACTGTACCTTTGTATATGGAGGTATTTTTTCGGTCTCATGTGTCAGTGACCTAACCATGCTGAGCAGAAAAGACCCTAAGACTCAATGCACAATCTATAACAGCACCCCTGCCTCGACAGCACCCCTGCCTTGACAagccatttataatactagtgtccatatactgtatgtggcagaGAAGTTCCATGACGCATCAAGACCTGGTAGCAGTTCCTGGCTCCAAGTATTGTTTTTGCCTCCTGTTTTAAAACATgacaataatatattttttatccTTTTACATGCTGGTACAATGACCTATAGAAGTTCTCATTTTTCCTAACGATACTATAgtcagatattatactgtggattCTCATGTAATTGTGCACATATACCCTACTCTTCCTTTACAGGTAACAGAAAGGCTAGTTATCTTATTTTTGGTGATCACCAGCCAAGAAGAAGTGCAGAGCAAATGTATAGTGTGTCTTCTGTTCTTCCTCTGGAATCTGTGGGATGTTATCAGGTAATAAGATTTATCATCAGAAGACAGAGGACTAATCTCTAAAATGATTTACACTGCCAAAAGTGAGCTCGTAGTTTTCAAAGAATGTTTGCAATAAAACACATTTTGCTCCAAGGTGTTCTACATTCAGAGAGACAGTTCCTGATTTCTAGCTCTGCAGTATGCAGCAAGTTTTTGTGTTCTAGAAAAGCAGTGTCCATACTGTAAGTCATCTGCCAGACTTCTTTAGAGAATTGCTTTAGATTATGTTTTGGCAGTAGCTGTCTAAAAGATCATATAGCCATTTCATGCTGatgttaaagtggacctttcatgtccttgggcacatacgGTGTaaaacaccgctagaaagccgacattgcactgaatttaccgcactgtcggctttcccattatgtgacccaggtgaagagctatcggataggtcttcactgtcagaagggcgttcttgataatctagctgggaacgcccctcctgacagtagagtccatagctctgtactatcagaggggacgttccttactgcccagccaggacgctgagtggtgaggaaggcCACCCCAGTACTCCTTCTATAGAGGGGGTGATCCTCACCGCTCAGAGTCatagctgggtggtaaggaacgccccctcacagtatagcactacacatagaactgtcagaaggggcattcccagctagactgtcaagaatgcccttctgacagtaaagaccTATTGGTaatagcaccgatagctctttatccgggtcacataacgggaaagctgactgtgcactgaatttagtgcatggttggctttctagcagtatataaaactgcatgtgcccaaggacatgaaaggtcctctttaaagggattctaccattaaaacctctttttttgtggataagacgtcggaatagcctttagaaaggctatttgtctcttacctttagatatgatctccgccacgccgttccttagaaataccgttttatatcggtatgcaaattagttctctcgcagtgataggggcggaccccagcactgaaaatgtgatggaggcgtccccactgctgcttgagaacacgatcctctatcttcggctggatcctccccttctctgtcatcttcctcctgcgtcacctccagcAGGAagacggcggccatttttgggaggctgctcctgcattgaactacaagagcaagagcggcttactaaaaatggccgccggccggcatg carries:
- the HACD4 gene encoding very-long-chain (3R)-3-hydroxyacyl-CoA dehydratase 4; its protein translation is MKTYLSLYYLIQFCGHSWIFTNMTARLLFFGKDSFADTFYSIGLVMQVCQLLSVLELLHILLGVEQQSFLPKFSQVTERLVILFLVITSQEEVQSKCIVCLLFFLWNLWDVIRYPYLLLSAVGIDYPSLTWLSHTLWILVYPLSLLAEVYTVYESLPYFEALGTFCYTMSLPFAVSIHFPYILKVYLVLLPAGVLYTCCHLYSERKLYVKQQELKLKVK